The proteins below come from a single Corylus avellana chromosome ca3, CavTom2PMs-1.0 genomic window:
- the LOC132175651 gene encoding glycine-rich cell wall structural protein 1.8-like gives MANHKVLSVFAFVLLGLGICSATRALLTLEGAGHSPGIGHEVGVGYGGNVGGGYGGGGGAGGGSGYGAVGDHGVVGYGSGGGSGEGSGAGYGAAGGHGGGYGSGGGGGASYGTGGAGYGSGGGEGGGAGYGAGGEHGAGYGGGGGKGGGGGVGYGAGGEHGIGYGGGEGGGAGYGGGGEHGAGYGAGGGGGKGGGGGYGAGGDHGAGYGGGEGGGHGGGYGAGGEHGPGVGGGGGSGGGGGGGTGYDASGVHGGGYGSGGGSGGGIGAGGYGGGGGGGSGGGGGYGAGGEHGVGYGGGSGSGEGGGGYGSGAGSGAGSGYGAGGDHGAGGGGGGGSGGGGGGGAGAGGAHGGGYGSGEGAGGGYGGGAAAGHVGGGGGGSGGGGGGGAGGANGGYGAGSGSGEGGGHGGYIP, from the exons ATGGCTAATCACAAAGTTCTTAGTGTTTTTGCCTTTGTGTTACTGGGTTTAGGCATTTGTTCTGCAACTAGAGCCCTCCTCACTCTTGAAGGAGCTGGCCACAGTCCTGGAATTGGGCATGAGGTTGGTGTTGGGTATGGTGGTAATGTTGGTGGAGGTtatggtggtggaggaggtgcAGGTGGTGGCTCTGGATATGGAGCTGTAGGGGACCACGGTGTTGTTGGCTATGGAAGTGGTGGTGGTAGTGGAGAAGGTAGTGGAGCGGGCTATGGAGCTGCTGGTGGACATGGTGGAGGATATggaagtggtggtggtggtggagctAGTTATGGCACAGGAGGCGCTGGATACGGATCTGGTGGTGGTGAAGGAGGTGGTGCTGGATATGGAGCTGGCGGAGAACATGGGGCAGGatatggtggtggtggaggaaaAGGTGGTGGCGGTGGTGTTGGGTATGGTGCAGGGGGAGAGCATGGTATTGGTTACGGAGGTGGTGAAGGAGGTGGTGCTGGATATGGAGGTGGTGGAGAACATGGGGCAGGATATGGTGCTGGTGGTGGAGGAGGaaaaggtggtggtggtggataTGGTGCAGGAGGAGACCATGGTGCTGGTTATGGAGGTGGTGAAGGAGGAGGCCACGGTGGCGGCTATGGTGCTGGAGGAGAACATGGTCCTGGCgttggaggtggtggtggtagtggtggcggtggcggtggtggaACAGGATACGATGCTAGTGGAGTACATGGAGGTGGATATGGAAGTGGTGGGGGATCTGGTGGAGGTATCGGTGCTGGAGGCTATGGTGGTGGGGGTGGAGGTGGTTCTGGTGGTGGTGGCGGCTATGGTGCTGGAGGTGAACATGGGGTAGGATATGGAGGAGGCAGCGGTAGTGGCGAAGGTGGTGG TGGTTATGGAAGCGGAGCAGGAAGCGGTGCTGGTAGCGGCTATGGTGCTGGGGGAGACCATGGTGCGGGTGGAGGAGGCGGCGGTGggagtggtggtggtggcggtggaGGTGCTGGTGCAGGAGGAGCACATGGAGGTGGGTATGGTAGTGGTGAAGGAGCTGGTGGAGGCTATGGTGGTGGAGCTGCTGCTGGTCATGTTGGTGGTGGCGGCGGCGGCTCtggtggtggcggtggcggtggtgCAGGGGGTGCAAATGGTGGATATGGAGCAGGTAGTGGGAGTGGAGAGGGTGGTGGACATGGTGGCTACATCCCTTAA
- the LOC132175654 gene encoding glycine-rich cell wall structural protein 1.8-like, with amino-acid sequence MANHKVLSVFAFVLLGLGICSATRALLTLEGAGHSPGIGHEVGVGYGGNVGGGYGGGGGAGGGSGYGAVGDHGVVGYGSGGGSGEGSGAGYGAAGGHGGGYGSGGGGGASYGTGGAGYGSGGGEGGGAGYGAGGEHGAGYGGGGGKGGGGGVGYGAGGEHGIGYGGGEGGGAGYGGGGEHGAGYGAGGGGGKGGGGGYGAGGDHGAGYGGGEGGGHGGGYGAGGEHGPGVGGGGGSGGGGGGGTGYDASGAHGGGYGSGGGSGGGIGAGGYGGGGGGGSGGGGGYGAGGEHGAGYGGGSGSGEGGGHGGYSP; translated from the coding sequence ATGGCTAATCACAAAGTTCTTAGTGTTTTTGCCTTTGTGTTACTGGGTTTAGGCATTTGTTCTGCAACTAGAGCCCTCCTCACTCTTGAAGGAGCTGGCCACAGTCCTGGAATTGGGCATGAGGTTGGTGTTGGGTATGGTGGTAATGTTGGTGGAGGTtatggtggtggaggaggtgcAGGTGGTGGCTCTGGATATGGAGCTGTAGGGGACCACGGTGTTGTTGGCTATGGAAGTGGTGGTGGTAGTGGAGAAGGTAGTGGAGCGGGCTATGGAGCTGCTGGTGGACATGGTGGAGGATATggaagtggtggtggtggtggagctAGTTATGGCACAGGAGGCGCTGGATACGGATCTGGTGGTGGTGAAGGAGGTGGTGCTGGATATGGAGCTGGCGGAGAACATGGGGCAGGatatggtggtggtggaggaaaAGGTGGTGGCGGTGGTGTTGGGTATGGTGCAGGGGGAGAGCATGGTATTGGTTACGGAGGTGGTGAAGGAGGTGGTGCTGGATATGGAGGTGGTGGAGAACATGGGGCAGGATATGGTGCTGGTGGTGGAGGAGGaaaaggtggtggtggtggataTGGTGCAGGAGGAGACCATGGTGCTGGTTATGGAGGTGGTGAAGGAGGAGGCCACGGTGGCGGCTATGGTGCTGGAGGAGAACATGGTCCTGGCgttggaggtggtggtggtagtggtggcggtggcggtggtggaACAGGATACGATGCTAGTGGAGCACATGGAGGTGGATATGGAAGTGGTGGGGGATCTGGCGGAGGTATCGGTGCTGGAGGCTATGGTGGTGGGGGTGGAGGTGGTTCTGGTGGTGGTGGCGGCTATGGTGCTGGAGGTGAACATGGGGCAGGATATGGAGGAGGCAGCGGTAGTGGTGAAGGTGGTGGCCATGGTGGCTATTCTCCTTGA
- the LOC132174125 gene encoding probable E3 ubiquitin-protein ligase ATL44, whose amino-acid sequence MNPPIPAPTTLGHENSLPFCVEIVAVSVSVFGGYRRAGNQEHQIEQLMPPVEIKIADKSTGITINGSGGSLCAICLGDFKDGEWCRVFPRCNHEFHVPCIDAWLERNLNCPVCRNPLEVAAVPNIAGDDLV is encoded by the exons ATGAATCCTCCAATTCCTGCCCCCACTACTCTTGGCCATGAAAATAGCTTGCCATTCTGTGTAGAAATTGTTGCAGTTTCTGTCTCTGTATT TGGCGGCTACCGTCGAGCCGGAAATCAAGAGCATCAAATAGAACAACTTATGCCGCCTGTTGAGATAAAAATTGCCGACAAAAGCACCGGAATAACGATAAATGGCAGCGGTGGTAGTCTGTGTGCAATTTGCTTGGGAGATTTCAAGGACGGGGAATGGTGCCGTGTGTTTCCTCGCTGCAACCACGAGTTCCATGTGCCGTGCATTGATGCTTGGCTGGAGCGCAATCTTAACTGCCCCGTTTGCCGGAATCCCTTGGAAGTTGCAGCAGTGCCTAATATTGCCGGAGACGATCTTGTGTGA